The nucleotide sequence TATATTGGGTTGTCAGGTTTCTCATCTAAAGCAGCTTGGCTAACCATCCGTTCGAAGACTTCTTTCAACTCGACTACACCTTTCATGTCATTAGTATAGAAGATCGTTCTTTGCTCGTTTATATCGAACGGAAGCGTCGTCCCTTTCTCGCAAAGCTGAACTAAAGGCTTTCTAACGGCATGCCTGATCGCAAGTTCATACATTACGTTAGGATTTAAACCAGTTAAGTTTGCCACCACAAGGTCGGCACTTAGAATTTGTTCGATTACCTGTCGAGTAATTGACCCTCCATCACTCATCCTGTGAGCAACTACTACCTCGAAGCCAAGCTTCTCAAGAACTGGTCCCAATACGGCATCAATTACCCCATCTGCTTGCCTTCTTATCAATGATTCGTCAGGACCAATGGGCGTAATAACAAAACAAATCTTCTTAGCATTCTCCAAAACGTTCAACCTCCCTTTTATGACTCCTTTCGACACAAGGAAGGTATTTCCTTTTACCCAGTCCCTCAACAGGAATATTGCCCCATTTGTCGAATCGTCTGTGTTAGGGAAGGTGATATCCTGTCAAGAGTCGCCTTCTCTAGCCTAAGCGACCAGAAGAAAAGGAAGGGTGAAGCTGTATGTTTGTTGCGCAGTTCGACAGAATAGCTGAATATAATTGGCTATCAAAAAAGTTCGCTGATGCTGTAAAGAATCTATACCCTCATCCAGTTGCTATTGTGACTCAACAGCTCTTTGATCCTGTGCTTTTTAACCAGTTCGTAGTTTTGAATGACACTACGATTGATATCGTTACTGGTAAAACAGAGAATAACTATGACACAAAATTTTCATGCTCAATCGAATCCTACCCAATCAAGTCGGTCCAGAAAATCTCAGCAGAATTTTCGGAGACTGCACTGATTCCAAATGACAAATTCGATATTAGCGCTTTAAAACAAAAGCTAACCATCTCCTTTCATGGGGGGCAAGAAATCGTAATTGACTATATGAAGGCACACCCATATTATCTGCAAGCGTTACTTAAAGAATTAGACCTATTCTCCAAAGAATTAAAAGCTAGAATGTAAGCCGCCAAATGGTGGCTTTTCTTATTTTTTATCATTGGAGACTCTTCAACTTACGACAAAGTTAGTTCATTCTTCCTCCGGATCACAGTGCCCGCCCATGCCTTCTTTCCTGACGATTACGTGGTGAAGCTTATTGCATGGCAACTGCTCTTTCACTTGTCGTCATAGAACGCTGGTCGGAAATTCCAGTATCTCGTCTTGGCTGGCTATTGTTAGCTTCACTACAACACCACCACCTGATTGTTTGTGTTTGTTTTGGGAAAAGAAAAAGCTACCCAGCCGAAGGCAAGTAGCTCATTCACAATTTTTCATGCTCTCATATTAACAGGGGTGAAGCCTAGTTTTGGTACAAGAAAGGTTCAGATTATGTACGAAAAACGCCCAATGGAAAAGACGGCTCAGATAATGGCAGCCGCCTTTAGGATGAATGTCACTTTATCTATTGCTCTATTCTTGTGAAAGTCATAGGTGCTCTTTGGCAAGCGTAGCTCAAACTCATAGATATGCTTGTCCCGTTTTTGTTCGAAAAAGCATTTCTGGATTATCTCCCGTCCTTCTACATGGAGTGCTCCAACTGCTCTTTCAATTGCCATGCATTTTTGCTCGTAGTTGCGGATCATCAACGGGCGTTCTTCCCTGAGAATGATCGTGTTACCGACAATATCGCGTCGAGTACCACGGCCATCAATATCCCCTCTCGTACCATTTCCCTCGATATTTGCCATATCTATTTCCGTGAAGTCGAACTGCTCAGGGAAATACTTCTCAACACTGTAAATCTCTACGGCAGCTTTCATCGACGGGTAGGCTTTTAATAGCTCACGTGCTTTCTCTTTGTCTTGAGCATTAACGAACAAATCTAATTGTGCGCTCATCTTTCCAATTCCCCCTCGTGGCAGCCCATGCTATAATTTTCTTGGCGAAAGAAATTATTAGGGCTCCCTGTTTGGGGGCTTATTTTTTTGTCATTTTATTTGAATCCAGAAATAATGTGTAAAATAAGATACACTTCTCGCAACCCCAAATTTTGGATACAATTAATAATATTAATGTTAAGGTTGGTGTTAATCATGACAATGATCAGAGGTTTCTTATACGCTTTAGCTAGGATTAGGTTTGATATTCTCGATAACTTTGCAAACGATGTAGAGGAGGCTATCTCAGGCCAGCGAGACTCCTACATTAAATACCTTGAAGAAGAAGCATCAAAGTTATCAGAAGAGGATAAAGATGTTTTTTGGGACTATAATATTGATCGCGTCGATGAGCTTCGAACAGAATACCCCAACACACTTCGTTCATCTGTTTTAATCAGCTGTTACAGTAACTTAGAAAAAACACTTGTTGATCTACATAAATCCATTCGAAAATCTAGTATCGTTCCCATTAGGAAGCTTGAAGATGATTCACTTTCTGGAAGTACCATAGAGAGAGTTGCCACCTGCATAAAAGAAGACTTGGGGATTACAGTCCCGTTCAACATAGATTCATGGAGTAGAATAATAGTTTACAAGGAAATTCGTAATAAAGTGGTACATGAGCTTGGAAGAATCTCATCATCAAGTCCCCTTGTTACTAAAATCGAAACCCTTCCACACGTTCACATTAACAACATAAATGAAATAGTTTTCGAAAATGAATTTTCAAGACAAGTAATTTATGACATGAAAACGTTTGTGAAGTCTCTTTTTAAAGAAATTCAGGAATTTAAAGAAGCTCATAAATTAATGTTTTAATTCGCCCCCTTTAAGGGGGTTATTTAATTTCTTTTTTGTTAAATATAATTTGTTGATATTTTCCTTTGCAGTCGGAAAAGTTACTGAAGAAGGAGTGACTTTTCGATGCGGAAATTGATTATCTTATTGGGCTTCTCTTTGTTTTCGTTCATTACCCCAAGCACTTATGCAGCAGATTTACATCCAAAGCCACCGATAAGGGATATTATCAATTCGATCGATCATTGGATTCGAAAAGGTTGGACACTTGAGCAGCATATAAGGCATGAATGTGAAGCACATGAATCATGGAAAATTCCTCGTGGACATAAACGGCTTAAAAATTTCAAAATTGTTTCTGTAACTCCATTTGGATCTGGCTATCAAGTCTATGCCACTTACGAAGTAACGGGGACAAAATGCCGAGTCCATGCGAAAGTAAGTAGGTGTGATGGCATTTGGGAAAATCAAGGGTTTACATTTGATTACCATAAGTAATGTTTTGTTAATACTTAATTGCTCATCATTACCAAGCTCTCTAAATCAGGTGCATAAGCAAAACCATAGTAAGGATCGCGTGTTGGCTCATGAATTTTGACCGTTTCTGATAATGACCCAGCAAAAACTTCATCTCCTCGGAATACAACTTCATCATAATCCCCATCAGTTCGGTACATGATCTTCTTAATAAGACCAGTTTTCCTATCAAATCCTATTTCAATTACGTCGTATACCCCGCCGAAAATCTTAATTTTAGGTTGCTTCATACATTTCCCTCCCATTTATCAAATCGTGTGATAAGTAAACTTATTTAAACTTAAAGCCAACGTGTAATTTGATGGAAATTTTGTTATACTTATAACAAATCACATAGAGGAGGAATGTTCGATGCTCTACATCCTCGGTTTTGTAGCAGCCATTATTGGTGCAGGCTACTTCTTAACTGGTTTGTTAAGCCTTAAAGCAAGAGACTCACATTCAATCAAGCATTACAGTGATGATGCATATGCTCAACAAACAATGATTCATCTGTCTCAAAACAACACAAACCCTTTTTAATACTGGCACGCTTTACGCGTGTTTTTCTTTTTCCCTTCTTCTTTCCAAAATTACCGTTTTGTTAAGCGATTGCTTTTAGCACACCTTTGCAAATTGCTTTGCACTCGGTTCCTCCTTCTACTTTGATTGCATAGTAACCGTGAGCATCAGCACCAACATAAAATTCCCATACTTCTGTTTCGTCGTTATAAAAAATACCAGCGTTACCGTACTTCTTCGCTATTTTCAAAAGCAACTTCCAAGCATCGTTTACATTTTCGATTGGGTTCCACGCGGGATACAAGAATTCAACCTGCTCCTTGCTCCACCCCATCACCTTAACTCCCAGCGTTTCAACGATCTGCTGCTCGGTCATACTATCCCCACCGCCTCGCATTCGCCTTCGCACTCTTCGTCGCTGAAGCTGTCTACCACCCATTCTGGATATCCGTTTTTCTGAAGCAAATTGCGGTTCTCTGAATCGGCTGAGCTGACAGACAGTTGACCGTGCATTCGTTCTGGGAAGTATTTCTTCGCGTCCTCCAGCGCTTGCTCTGGCGATTCTGCTGGCAAAGTAGTCGTCTGTTCAACGGTTCCTGATTGACCTTTGATCTTGTATTCTGTCATGGCTATTTGCCTCCCTAACTGTTGTGTAAATAGTGCTATCAATTCCTAAAATTATCCTGTGATATACTTACTTCATCACTTTTCAATGATTGGATGGTACTGCCAATGCTTTTAGATATTTTCCGTGAATGGGCTAAAGATAGGTCTCTTTCCCTAAAATTACTTAATGTCACTTCCGAAATTACCACCCATGAATTTGTAAACGGCATAAGGATCGCGGATCCATCATCAAAAGTTTTACATGAATCGCCACACTGTTTTGGCCATATCATTGTTTGGGAGTCACAACAATTTGAAATGGAAGTGCTTCATATCGAGTCTGAGGAATTAATTTATTGGAAGTACCATGAAAAAATAGACTGTAACACTAATCTGAATGAAATCACTTCTGACTATTTCAAGGTATTACAGACCGGATTACGAATTTAGCTCAATACACATTGTGTAAAGCGATTGAGCTCGTTTTCTTTCCTCCTGAAGTTCCAGATGGTAATATTCGGTCTATAAAGGAGGATTGATACTATGCATAAGAATTGGTTCTCCATTGGAGGTTTATTGATTGGCCTTAGTGGATCATTGATGTCACTAATTGTTTGCTATGACTATATTTTGGGTGAGTCCTTTAAAGGTCTCGACTTCTTGCTATTTTTGCTGATCATGCTTCCTGCCATTTTCGCTTTAGTTACGTCCTTTGTAGCCGCACCGATAATCTTGGTACCTTTTATTTGGTCGTTACCGTTCAGTACTTATCTGTGTATTGCTTCAGATGTAAAATGGTTTGCTATTTCCTGCGTTACATACCTTATTTCCGCATTTTTAAAATTTCAGGGAACCAAAAACCGTATCCATTTATCAAATTGAACGTTAATATTAATATCATGTCGTAATTTTTCATGAGGGGTATTCATGAAGAAATTTAGAGTACATACCAACGGCATTAAGATAATGGTTCACCAATTTAGTGATTCAGGTACACCAGTAATTTTTCTCCACTTTATTCGCGGCAATGCTGTTGTTTGGAATGGGGTAATACCCTATTTTGTGGATCATTACACTGCAATTGCCATCGATTTGCGTGGTCACGGAGAATCTGATCAACCTGAAACTGATTACGAAATTTCAACCCTTGCGATTGACTTAATAGGCGTTCTAGATTCTCTTAATTTT is from Brevibacillus brevis and encodes:
- a CDS encoding BC1872 family protein — its product is MTEQQIVETLGVKVMGWSKEQVEFLYPAWNPIENVNDAWKLLLKIAKKYGNAGIFYNDETEVWEFYVGADAHGYYAIKVEGGTECKAICKGVLKAIA